One window of Cryptococcus neoformans var. grubii H99 chromosome 11, complete sequence genomic DNA carries:
- a CDS encoding small subunit ribosomal protein S15, with translation MSRQNLLFPTLRAAFAPLAGPSTPRAFSSSQPSLVSTRKLVAKRRRAANLALQASRVRKPDSIDPVLGRVQYKGEAPTNPWEGCRLQRVLLDYNAIAYSMPPDYTAGEQPRYLLPGVSKEDAELLFRAVPHASTELRYASGQGTEKTEQEQARQSEMMMRILDLRNASKNAISVLNRQRVIDEFGAGVDSGSSAVQAALLTAKIHNLLSHIEGNPRDTSNKRALRLLVQERARHLKYWRRKQGEEAYDKLLTDLGLQREAVEGELFIGF, from the exons ATGTCTCGCCAAAACTTACTATTCCCGACCCTCAGAGCCGCGTTCGCCCCTCTCGCAGGTCCATCTACACCCCGtgccttttcctcttcccagcCATCTCTTGTATCCACTCGCAAGCTCGTCGCAAAGAGACGCAGAGCTGCAAACCTAGCACTGCAAGCTTCCCGAGTGCGCAAACCAGACTCAATAGATCCTGTTCTAGGCCGTGTACAGTACAAGGGGGAGGCTCCTACAAATCCTTGGGAAGGATGTAGGTTACAACGCGTTCTTTTGGATTATAACGCCATTGCCTACTCCATGCCTCCAGATTACACTGCTGGTGAACAACCCCGCTATCTCTTACCAGGTGtgagcaaggaagatgcCGAGCTACTGTTCAGAGCTGTGCCCCATGCAAGCACGGAGCTCAGGTACGCTAGTGGACAGGGTACTGAGAAAACGGAGCAGGAGCAAGCGAGACAGAgcgagatgatgatgagaatcCTGGATTTAAGAAACGCGAGTAAAAATGCGATCAGTGTTTTAAACAGACAACGAGTGATCGATGAGTTTGGGGCGGGTGTTGACAGTGGTAGCTCTGCAGTTCAAG CCGCGTTATTAACCGCCAAAATTCACAACCTGTTATCACATATTGAAGGAAACCCTAGAGATACCTCGAACAAGCGAGCTCTTCGGCTACTTGTTCAAGAGCGTGCTAGACATCTCAAAtactggagaaggaaacAGGGAGAGGAGGCTTACGATAAGCTTTTGACTGATCTTGGCCTTCAGCGAGAGGCAGTCGAAGGGGAGCTGTTCATCGGTTTTTGA
- a CDS encoding 3-methylcrotonyl-CoA carboxylase alpha subunit — translation MRMRLMRGILINRGALAVPQYIKHHPLTRTHHMVAANRALCGGRYSTVAQHGNLTHLSDGNTEQKVGKRPFKKILIANRGEIACAIIRTARRLGIVTVSVYSEADRNCQHVAMADEAYLIGPSPSSESYLKMEKILEIAKLTGAEAIHPGYGFLSESSDFAEKVRDAGLVFIGPSAEAIKSMGSKRESKEIMVAAGVPCVPGYHGADQSYDALLKGSQQTGYPLIIKPTHGGGGKGMRIVRDPLTLQDELLSAQPEALKSFGNDEVLLERWLEKPRHVEVQVFGDQYGNCVALWERDCSVQRRHQKIIEEAPAPGLSPALKQDFAEKAVAAAKAINYVGAGTVEFIMDAETGEHFFMEMNTRLQVEHPVTEMITGMNLIEWQLSIAAGNPLPYTQDKIPCIGHAFEARIYAEKPEHNFLPDTGKLFHVRSPIITPHRLETGFQEGDEISSHYDPMIAKLVVHGKDRPQALSLLRSALAEYQIVGPSTNIEFLKSVVEHDQFAAGSVETSFIPSHHDELFPQRVVPQDILAQTAVFLVLRAESGQKGLAPAGPWASLVHRRFSDIRTFSFQLDSEQVTVNPVQPGYHVTIAGQDLYSQLIQNCVTSSTEFTAQVGPKRIQSTIIPTFVNGLEKLHIFSSSSHYVITHHPSPLEGTEGPQSLSSSGMGTLVSPMPATVIEVKVKKGDEVKENQVLCVLESMKMEINLRAGRDGIVGEVRAEKGKGVEEGEILVLLES, via the exons ATGCGAATGCGACTTATGAGAGGTATTCTTATCAATCGGGGTGCTCTTGCAGTGCCCCAATATATCAAACACCACCCCCTCACCAGAACGCATCATATGGTAGCCGCAAATCGGGCACTCTGTGGAGGCCGATACTCTACTGTTGCTCAACATGGCAACTTGACCCACCTTTCCGACGGCAATACCGAACAGAAGGTCGGAAAACGTCCTTTCAAAAAGATCTTGATTGCCAACAG AGGAGAGATAGCATGTGCGATCATTCGCACCGCTCGACGATTGGGTATTGTCACAGTTTCAGTATACAGTGAAGCTGATCGAAACTGTCAACACGTTGCTATG GCTGACGAGGCCTACCTCATCGGGCCCTCCCCAAGTTCGGAGAGCTAT CTCAAGATGGAAAAAATACTCGAAATCGCAAAGCTCACCGGGGCAGAA GCAATACACCCAGGATACGGTTTTCTTTCAGAATCTTCAGACTTTGCAGAGAAAGTAAGAGATGCGGGTCTCGTTTTTATCGGACCTTCGGCAGAAGCAATCAAGAGCATGGGAAGCAAACGTGAGAGTAAAGAGATTATGGTCG CGGCTGGTGTGCCATGTGTACC GGGATATCATGGGGCGGACCAATCTTACGATGCATTGCTCAAAGGCTCTCAGCAGACAGGTTATCCCCTTATTATCAAACCAACCCACGGCGGAGGAGGTAAAGGGATGCGCATTGTTCGTGATCCTTTGACACTTCAAGATGAGCTTCTCTCTGCCCAACCCGAAGCATTGAAGAGTTTTGGAAATGATGAAGTCTTGCTAGAAAGGTGGTTGGAGAAACCAAGACACGTCGAAGTACAAGTTTTCGGCGATCAATATGGAAATTGCGTCGCGCTTTGGGAGAGGGACTGCTCAGTACAGAGAAGACACCAAA AAATCATTGAAGAAGCACCAGCTCCAGGATTGTCACCTGCGTTGAAACAAGACTTCGCAGAAAAGGCGGTAGCAGCAGCCAAAGCAATCAATTA CGTTGGGGCTGGGACAGTGGAATTTATCATGGATGCTGAGACGGGCGAGCACTTCTTCATGGAGAT GAATACCCGTTTACAGGTAGA ACACCCTGTCACAGAAATGATAACGGGTATGAATCTTATAGAATGGCAGCTTTCT ATTGCGGCTGGGAATCCACTTCCATACACCCAAGACAAGATCCCCTGCATCGGTCATGCATTTGAAGCGCGAATCTACGCTGAAAAACCCGAGCA CAATTTTTTGCCAGATACCGGCAAGCTGTTCCATGTGCGTTCGCCAATTATTACACCACACCGGCTGGAGACAGGTTTCCAAGAAGGTGATGAGATTAGTTCCCATTATGACCCAATG ATTGCCAAGCTTGTCGTTCACGGTAAAGATCGGCCTCAGGCTCTGTCCCTCTTGCGATCGGCACTGGCAGAATATCAAATTGTTGGGCCTTCCACCAATATCGAGTTTCTCAAATCTGTCGTTGAACACGACCAATTTGCAGCTGGGTCAGTCGAGACGAGTTTCATACCA TCACATCACGACGAGTTATTCCCACAGCGAGTTGTCCCTCAGGACATCTTGGCACAAACAGCAGTTTTTCTGGTTCTCCGAGCGGAATCAGGCCAGAAAGGTCTGGCACCTGCCGGGCCGTGGGCATCCTTGGTGCACAGACGATTCAGTGACATCCGTACATTTTCATTTCAACTCGATTCCGAACAAGTCACCGTCAACCCCGTCCAGCCTGGATATCATGTTACAATTGCAGGCCAAGACTTGTACAGCCAATTGATTCAAAACTGCGTTACCTCTTCCACTGAGTTCACTGCTCAAGTAGGGCCGAAAAGGATACAAAGTACCATTATCCCTACCTTCGTAAATGGTCTCGAAAAATTGCATATCttttcgtcatcatcgCACTATGTAATCACGCACCACCCGTCGCCTCTGGAGGGCACAGAAGGCCCACAATCTTTGTCTTCCAGCGGTATGGGGACCCTTGTCTCGCCCATGCCTGCAACTGTCATTGAAGTAAAGGTGAAAAAGGGGGATGAAGTGAAGGAGAATCAAGTGTTGTGTGTGTTGGAAAgtatgaagatggagatcaATCTCAGAGctggaagggatggaatAGTGGGCGAAGTGAGGGCCGAAAAGGGTAAAGGtgttgaagagggagaaatTTTGGTACTGTTGGAATCATGA